The sequence ATTGTAAAGGAATTACTGCTAATAATGGCGCTAATAATTCATCAGTTGTCGGTACTTTGATAACATGATCAACATATTTATCAATTTGCTCATCATCATTTAAAGCAATACCAATAACTACAGCATCACGAGCTTTTACTTCTTTAATATTACTTAATGTTTTCTCATATACTGATTTTTGCGTAGCTAAGGCAATAACAGGAACACCATCAACGATTAACGCTAATGTTCCATGTTTTAACTCACCGGCTGCATACGCTTCCGCATGAATATAAGAAATTTCTTTTAATTTTAACGATCCTTCTAACGCTACCGCGTAGTCTAACGAACGACCGATGAAAAATACATCTTCGTTAAAACCATATTGTTGTGCAAAAGTTTTAATCGGTTCAACATCTTCTAAAATTTCACTGATTTGTGCCGGAACTTTGCGTAATGAGGAAATTAAGCTTTTCGCATAATCTGCACTGATAGTTTCTTTTAAGCCAGCCATATAAGTTGCCAACATAAAGACAGTTATTAATTGAGTTGTATAAGCTTTCGTTGACGCAACAGCAATTTCAGGACCGGCCCAAGTATAAACAACTTGATCCGCTTCTCTGGCAATAGAAGAACCTACAACATTTGTTATCGCCATTGTTTTTGAACCTAATCTTTTAGCTTCTTTTAGCGCTGCTAAAGTATCACTAGTTTCACCGGATTGGCTGATAACAATAGTTAATGTGGACTCATCTAAAATCGGTGATCTATAACGGAATTCCGAAGCAATATCAACTTCTACCGGAATACGAGCTAATTTTTCAATATAGTATTTTCCAACAAAGCCGGCATGATAAGCCGTACCGCAAGCAACAATGAAGATTTTGCTAATGGATGATAAATATTCTTTGCTCCAATTTAATTCATCCATAATAACTGCTGAATCATCTTTTGCTAATCTTGCACTCATTGTTTCACGAATAGCTTTTGGTTGTTCATAAATTTCTTTGCACATGAAATGTTCATAACCGCCTTTTTCAGCAGCACCAGCATCCCAGTTTACTTCAAATACTTTTTTCGTAATAGGTACACCTTCACGGTTAGTTACCCATACTGAGTCTTTTGTTACAACGGCAGTTTCACCATCACTAATGATATAAGTTCTGCGTGTACGATTGATAATCGCCGGAATATCGGAAGCAATAAAGTTTTCACCTTCACCTAAACCGATTACTAATGGATTATCTTGTTTTGTACAAATTAATTTATCAGGCTCATGTTTAGACATAAATACTAAAGAATAAGAACCTTCAATTTTCTTTAAGACTTTTTTTACTGTTGATTGTAAATCGCCATCATATAATTCTTCTACTAAATGCGCTACAACCTCAGTATCTGTTTCTGATAAAAACTCATGTCCTTTAGCAATTAAATCTTCTTTTAGTTGTAAGTAGTTTTCAATAATACCATTATGCACAACTACAAAATTACCGGTACAATCGCTATGTGGATGAGAATTGCGATCTGATGGACGTCCATGAGTTGCCCATCTAGTATGACCTATTCCTAATTGACCCACCGGCATATTGGATTCAATTTTTTGTTCTAAAGAGCTTAAACGCCCTACACTTTTTTCAATAACAACATCAGTGCCATTAAATACCGCAATACCAGCTGAGTCATAGCCACGATATTCTAATTTAGTTAAACCTTCAATCAAAAATGGAGTTGCTTCGCCTGAACCAACATAACCAACAATACCACACATATTAAAGTCCTCCGTCTATATCAATAATTAATTATCACTTTTCTACTTACTCCGCTTTGTCTCACAAGTCTCCTTGTGGTTTTGTCGGCTATTAACGACGGTAGTCGCCGGAAGGCATCCGCTGAATATTCGATAAACCTTCACCTCGTCTTCTTGCAAGCAAGAACTAGCGCTTAAATATTCTTTTTTCCCTACCCTCCTTTTTCTTTTTTACACACAATACAGAGGAGCATCAAATACTCCTCTGTATTGTATCTATTTTAATATAATATTATGGTTTGGTCAACTAACCTTGCTGTTCTTTTACTATATCTGCAATAGTTTTGACAATTCTGTCTAGTTGTTCTTGATCCGGTCCTTCAGCCATTACTCTAATAAGTTGTTCCGTACCGGATGGACGAACTAAAATTCGGCCTAACTCACCTAATTCTTCTTCACCTTTTTTAATCGCCGCCATTATTTCAGTATTAGTTTCCCAACCATCTTTCGTCTTTACTCTAACATTAACTAATAATTGAGGGAACCTAGTCATAGAGCCTGCCAATTCGGATGCTTTTTTGCCACTACGCGCTACTGCTGCCGTTAATTGCAACGCTGTAATCAAGCCATCGCCAGTAGTACTGAATTCACTAAAAATAATATGTCCTGATTGTTCACCGCCCAGGTTATAACCATTAGCTAACATATTTTCTAAAACATAGCGATCACCCACCGGCGTTATTTCCAGTTTACCGCCATTAGCTTTGATAACTTGATGTAAGCCGATATTACTCATCACTGTTGTTACCAATGTATTTTCCTTTAGTAAGCCGTCTTTTAGCATTTCTAAGGCACAAATTACCATGATTTGATCACCGTCAATAATTTCACCTTTTTCATCAACAGCCAAACAGCGGTCAGCATCACCATCATGCGCAATCCCAATATCAGCTTTGTGCGCGATAACAGCTTTTTGTAAACCTTCCAAATGAGTAGAACCGCAGTTATGATTAATGTTTAAACCATTCGGCTTGTCGTTGATTACAACAACTTTAGCGCCTAAGGCTTTAAATACTTTCGGGCTAGCTTCAAACGCTGCACCATGAGAGCAATCTAAGACAATTTTCATTCCTTTGAAATCACCGGCAACTGTACTGATTGCATAATCAATATACTCATTAATTAATTCATGGCGATATTCAATAACGCCAACCTTTTCACCGGTTGGACGATGTAGATTTTCCAGCTCTTCCATCACTAAGTTTTCTAATTTATCTTCTACTTCATCCGGTAATTTATAACCTGTTCCGGCAAAGAATTTAATACCGTTATCTTGGTATGGATTATGTGATGCTGAAATAACCACACCGGCTTGAGCTCCTAATTTACGCGTTAAATAGGCAATTGCCGGAGTTGGTACAACCCCGATTAATACTGCTTTTCCACCCGCTGCACAAATGCCAGCCGCCAATGCCGCTTCTAACATTTGTCCTGATATTCTAGTATCACGACCAATTACCACTAATGGCTGAGTTAACATTTCTTGTCCAAATAACGCCGTTGCCGCTCGCCCTAATTTAAATGCCAATTCCGGTGTTAATGCGGTATTAGCAACTCCTCTTACCCCATCTGTTCCAAAAAGTCTTGCCATGTTATAGCCTCCATTTTACATCTTATATTTATTAATAATTTTTATAGCAACATTCATTCCGTCAATAGCAGCGCTCATAATTCCCCCAGCATAACCAGCACCTTCACCAGTTGGGTACAAGCCCTTCGTATTTAATGAAACCAACTCTTTATTGCGCACAATTCTCACCGGCGCTGAGGTTCTTGTTTCTACTCCCGTCATTACAACATTAGGAGCATCAAAGCCTTTGATTTTTTGACCGAAATAAGGTAATGCTTTAGCAATCGTAGTAGTTACGAATTTTGGTAAGCAGTCTCTAAGGTCTGCACTTTTTACCCCTGGTAAATAAGTCGGTTTTACCAAAAAATCGGTACTACCAACATTATTATTTAAAAAGTCTCCAACCGTTTGCATTGGTGCATTATAATTTTCACCACCAACCTCAAAGGCCAATTTCTCATATTTGCGTTGAAAAGAAATACCATCCAGCACATTTCCGCCAAAATCATCGGTATTAACTGTTACAATAATTGCACTGTTCGCTATGCCGGAATTTCTTTGGTAATTGCTCATACCATTAGTAACCACTTGATTTTCTTCGGAAGTTGCACCAACAACCATTCCTCCTGGACACATACAAAAAGAATACGCACTACGTTTTGTTTCTATATCATTATATACCAAGCTATAATCTGCCGCCGCTAAGTTTGCCGCACCGGCATATTCTCCATACTGCGCTTTATCAATAAGCTCTTGCG is a genomic window of Negativicutes bacterium containing:
- the glmS gene encoding glutamine--fructose-6-phosphate transaminase (isomerizing) produces the protein MCGIVGYVGSGEATPFLIEGLTKLEYRGYDSAGIAVFNGTDVVIEKSVGRLSSLEQKIESNMPVGQLGIGHTRWATHGRPSDRNSHPHSDCTGNFVVVHNGIIENYLQLKEDLIAKGHEFLSETDTEVVAHLVEELYDGDLQSTVKKVLKKIEGSYSLVFMSKHEPDKLICTKQDNPLVIGLGEGENFIASDIPAIINRTRRTYIISDGETAVVTKDSVWVTNREGVPITKKVFEVNWDAGAAEKGGYEHFMCKEIYEQPKAIRETMSARLAKDDSAVIMDELNWSKEYLSSISKIFIVACGTAYHAGFVGKYYIEKLARIPVEVDIASEFRYRSPILDESTLTIVISQSGETSDTLAALKEAKRLGSKTMAITNVVGSSIAREADQVVYTWAGPEIAVASTKAYTTQLITVFMLATYMAGLKETISADYAKSLISSLRKVPAQISEILEDVEPIKTFAQQYGFNEDVFFIGRSLDYAVALEGSLKLKEISYIHAEAYAAGELKHGTLALIVDGVPVIALATQKSVYEKTLSNIKEVKARDAVVIGIALNDDEQIDKYVDHVIKVPTTDELLAPLLAVIPLQLLAYYAAITRGCDVDKPRNLAKSVTVE
- a CDS encoding phosphoglucosamine mutase — encoded protein: MARLFGTDGVRGVANTALTPELAFKLGRAATALFGQEMLTQPLVVIGRDTRISGQMLEAALAAGICAAGGKAVLIGVVPTPAIAYLTRKLGAQAGVVISASHNPYQDNGIKFFAGTGYKLPDEVEDKLENLVMEELENLHRPTGEKVGVIEYRHELINEYIDYAISTVAGDFKGMKIVLDCSHGAAFEASPKVFKALGAKVVVINDKPNGLNINHNCGSTHLEGLQKAVIAHKADIGIAHDGDADRCLAVDEKGEIIDGDQIMVICALEMLKDGLLKENTLVTTVMSNIGLHQVIKANGGKLEITPVGDRYVLENMLANGYNLGGEQSGHIIFSEFSTTGDGLITALQLTAAVARSGKKASELAGSMTRFPQLLVNVRVKTKDGWETNTEIMAAIKKGEEELGELGRILVRPSGTEQLIRVMAEGPDQEQLDRIVKTIADIVKEQQG